In Gimesia benthica, a single window of DNA contains:
- a CDS encoding MFS transporter: MSNNPNRNWQLMTLTSLFLGYVGYYICRSNLAVATPLLLDEETGLGITKIQIGTVASVGVMLYAFGKIINGYLADFLGGRQMFLTGMLCSILFSVFFGLAGGLTLFIVIWAGNRFVQSMGWVALVKTASRWFPVQWHATVMAILSLSFLFGDAFARVYLGSLIMLGEKYSSLSFMANWRTVFFVAAGTLTAIAVFVYFTLKSSPIDVGLEEPEANPLNVFGAEGNHAQRISIKEVLKPLVASPLFWLICVMNFSLTLVRETFNFWTPTFLNEVAQFDIGSAAVGSMLFPLVGGCSALLAGILSDRLRGRHGRVVLPSLILLVLSLTLLSTVDVTGKPYLALTLLSLVAFFLMAPYSFLSGVMAIDLGGKRGCSTVAGLVDSAGYLGAILSGHTVGMIAQYYGWKMAFGGLAGICCTAIIAGVIYWMIQEREMNLAQTLSEINPPEANDVTPG, translated from the coding sequence ATGTCCAACAACCCCAATCGCAACTGGCAGCTCATGACTCTGACGAGCCTGTTTCTCGGCTACGTCGGATACTACATCTGCCGGTCTAACCTGGCCGTCGCCACGCCACTGCTGCTGGATGAAGAAACCGGTCTGGGCATCACTAAAATTCAGATCGGCACCGTCGCCTCGGTCGGCGTCATGCTGTATGCCTTTGGAAAAATCATTAACGGCTACCTGGCCGACTTCCTAGGCGGTCGCCAGATGTTTTTGACAGGCATGCTCTGTTCGATTCTGTTTTCCGTTTTCTTCGGGCTGGCAGGCGGGCTGACCCTGTTCATCGTCATCTGGGCCGGCAACCGATTTGTGCAGTCCATGGGCTGGGTCGCGCTGGTCAAAACCGCGTCGCGCTGGTTCCCCGTACAATGGCATGCAACGGTGATGGCCATTCTTTCGCTCTCGTTTCTGTTTGGCGATGCCTTCGCTCGTGTCTACCTGGGCAGCCTGATCATGCTCGGAGAGAAATATAGTTCACTCAGTTTTATGGCCAACTGGCGCACCGTCTTCTTTGTCGCCGCAGGGACGTTAACGGCGATCGCGGTCTTTGTTTACTTCACCCTGAAGTCGAGCCCCATCGATGTCGGCCTGGAAGAACCGGAAGCCAACCCGCTTAACGTCTTTGGTGCAGAAGGAAACCACGCGCAGCGGATTTCGATCAAAGAGGTGCTCAAGCCCCTGGTCGCCAGTCCGCTGTTCTGGCTGATCTGCGTCATGAACTTCAGCCTGACGCTGGTCCGCGAAACCTTTAATTTCTGGACACCGACTTTTTTAAATGAAGTGGCTCAGTTCGATATCGGATCGGCGGCGGTGGGCAGCATGCTGTTTCCGCTGGTAGGCGGTTGTTCGGCCCTGCTCGCCGGCATCCTCTCGGATCGACTGCGGGGCCGCCACGGTCGGGTCGTATTACCCAGCCTGATTCTGCTCGTACTCTCGCTGACCCTGCTGAGCACCGTCGATGTGACCGGCAAACCTTACCTGGCATTAACGCTGTTGTCGCTGGTCGCATTTTTCCTGATGGCTCCCTACTCCTTCCTGTCCGGCGTGATGGCCATTGACCTGGGAGGCAAACGGGGCTGTTCGACCGTGGCGGGACTCGTCGATTCCGCCGGCTACCTGGGTGCCATCCTGTCCGGACATACGGTCGGCATGATTGCCCAGTACTACGGCTGGAAGATGGCCTTCGGCGGACTGGCCGGCATCTGCTGTACCGCCATCATTGCCGGCGTCATTTACTGGATGATCCAGGAACGTGAAATGAACCTGGCGCAAACCCTGTCCGAAATCAATCCCCCGGAGGCAAACGATGTCACCCCTGGTTGA
- a CDS encoding phosphonate degradation HD-domain oxygenase, whose protein sequence is MSPLVETREILDEIRTLFAEKGNDMYAGEPVSQTEHALQAASAAEQEQASPELITATLLHDVGHLLHKHSEDCAIQGIDDLHERIGAAWLKQHFPEAVTEPIRLHVDAKRYRCATDEEYLSRLSPASVLSLELQGGPFDAREQKQFENNPWCEEALRLRTWDEAAKIPGLATPDLEYFLTFVQRVLEHPVDLN, encoded by the coding sequence ATGTCACCCCTGGTTGAGACGCGTGAAATTCTGGATGAGATCCGTACGCTCTTCGCTGAGAAGGGCAACGACATGTATGCCGGCGAACCGGTTTCACAGACGGAACACGCTCTGCAGGCAGCCTCCGCTGCCGAGCAGGAACAGGCATCACCAGAACTGATCACCGCAACCCTGCTGCACGATGTGGGTCATCTGCTGCACAAGCACTCCGAAGACTGTGCCATACAGGGCATTGATGACCTGCATGAACGCATTGGCGCCGCCTGGCTGAAGCAGCACTTTCCGGAAGCGGTCACCGAACCCATCCGCCTGCACGTGGATGCCAAACGTTACCGTTGTGCCACCGACGAAGAATACCTGTCCCGCCTGTCCCCCGCTTCCGTTTTGAGCCTGGAACTGCAGGGCGGTCCCTTCGATGCACGCGAACAGAAACAGTTTGAAAACAATCCCTGGTGCGAGGAAGCGCTCCGCCTGCGGACCTGGGATGAAGCGGCCAAAATTCCCGGCTTGGCAACGCCGGATCTGGAATATTTTTTAACCTTTGTCCAACGGGTGCTGGAGCATCCCGTGGACCTCAACTGA
- the phnX gene encoding phosphonoacetaldehyde hydrolase — MQPTQIKLVIFDWAGTTIDHGCFAPISAFIKAFKACGVEVTPEQARGPMGLHKQDHIRSLFQLDEIASQWEALHQRPWSEDDVKQIYETFMPLQIEEAKLYTELVPGLCASLAPLKERGIKIGSTTGYPRVVADPILVSAREQGYCPDFSMCADEVPAGRPAPWMIYRNMETLGVYPPRAVIKVGDTVPDIEAGLNAGTWTVGLTQTGSEVGLSVSDLEALTPEEKQQRLQAAETKLKNAGAHFVIPTLEGLSAIIDQIEAGSVPYGC; from the coding sequence ATGCAACCGACACAGATTAAACTAGTGATTTTTGACTGGGCCGGCACAACCATCGACCATGGCTGTTTCGCCCCGATCTCCGCTTTCATCAAAGCCTTCAAGGCCTGTGGTGTCGAGGTCACCCCGGAACAGGCACGCGGACCGATGGGCCTGCATAAACAGGATCATATCCGCAGTCTGTTCCAGCTCGACGAAATCGCCAGCCAGTGGGAAGCACTCCACCAGCGTCCCTGGTCTGAAGACGATGTGAAACAGATCTACGAAACGTTCATGCCGCTGCAGATCGAGGAAGCGAAACTCTATACCGAACTGGTCCCCGGCCTGTGTGCGTCACTCGCGCCACTCAAGGAACGGGGAATTAAAATCGGTTCCACGACCGGCTATCCGCGCGTGGTGGCCGACCCGATTCTCGTGTCCGCACGCGAGCAGGGTTACTGTCCTGACTTTTCCATGTGTGCCGACGAGGTCCCCGCAGGCCGTCCTGCTCCCTGGATGATCTACCGCAATATGGAAACGCTCGGCGTCTATCCCCCGCGCGCAGTGATCAAAGTCGGCGACACCGTGCCTGATATTGAAGCGGGCCTGAATGCAGGCACCTGGACGGTCGGTCTGACCCAGACCGGCAGCGAAGTCGGACTGAGCGTCTCCGACCTGGAGGCTCTCACTCCGGAAGAGAAACAGCAGCGCTTACAGGCTGCCGAAACCAAACTCAAAAACGCAGGCGCTCACTTTGTCATCCCGACACTCGAGGGGCTGTCCGCCATCATTGACCAGATTGAAGCAGGTAGTGTGCCCTATGGATGCTGA
- the phnW gene encoding 2-aminoethylphosphonate--pyruvate transaminase: protein MDADIPYLLLTPGPLTTTRTVREAMLADYSTWDVDYNQRVVEIRERLVQLATTEPGYTSVLMQGSGTFAVEATIGSVIPPDGKLLLISNGAYGDRIGQIADCLKMPRVTLSCPETESPDLDQIRQTLADDASITHVALVHCETTTGMLNPAREVGQIVADAGRDYILDAMSSFGGIPLTMEEFHIDFLISSANKCIQGVPGFGFVIARQHKLEQTKGYARSLSLDLYDQWNEMEQKGGKWRYTSPTHVVNAFLQALNELDAEGGVTARHARFVENQTTLVQEMEQRGLRTLLPRELQSPIITSFYYPEFDGFSFNSFYDELKRRRYVIYPGKISQAETFRIGNIGHVFPEDMEQLVAQIELVLAEMQVTSGQTTSG from the coding sequence ATGGATGCTGATATTCCTTACTTACTGTTGACCCCCGGTCCCCTGACGACAACCAGAACCGTCCGCGAAGCGATGCTGGCCGACTACTCAACGTGGGATGTGGACTACAATCAGCGCGTGGTGGAAATCCGCGAACGACTCGTGCAACTGGCGACAACCGAACCCGGATATACGTCGGTCCTGATGCAGGGGAGCGGAACGTTTGCCGTCGAAGCGACCATCGGCTCGGTCATTCCCCCCGATGGGAAACTGCTGCTGATTTCCAACGGTGCCTACGGTGATCGCATTGGCCAGATCGCCGACTGCCTGAAGATGCCACGCGTCACCCTTTCCTGCCCGGAAACCGAGAGCCCCGATCTGGATCAGATCCGCCAGACCCTGGCCGACGACGCCTCGATCACGCATGTGGCGCTGGTACACTGTGAAACAACGACTGGCATGCTGAACCCGGCCCGGGAAGTGGGTCAGATCGTCGCGGACGCAGGTCGCGATTATATCCTGGATGCGATGTCCTCCTTCGGCGGCATCCCGCTGACGATGGAAGAGTTTCACATCGACTTCCTGATTTCGTCCGCCAATAAATGTATTCAGGGAGTCCCCGGATTCGGATTCGTGATTGCCCGTCAGCACAAGCTGGAACAGACGAAAGGCTATGCCCGCTCGCTGAGCCTGGATCTGTATGATCAATGGAACGAAATGGAACAGAAGGGGGGCAAATGGCGCTATACTTCCCCGACGCATGTGGTGAATGCGTTTCTGCAGGCATTGAACGAACTGGACGCTGAAGGGGGCGTCACCGCCCGGCATGCCCGCTTCGTCGAAAACCAGACGACGCTCGTCCAGGAAATGGAACAGCGGGGACTGCGCACCCTGCTGCCCCGGGAGTTGCAGTCACCCATCATCACTTCTTTCTACTATCCTGAATTCGACGGCTTCTCTTTTAACAGTTTCTACGATGAACTCAAACGCCGCCGGTATGTGATTTATCCCGGTAAAATCAGTCAGGCTGAGACGTTCCGCATCGGTAACATCGGCCATGTTTTCCCCGAGGACATGGAGCAACTGGTCGCTCAGATCGAACTGGTCCTGGCTGAAATGCAGGTTACATCTGGACAGACCACATCAGGTTAA
- a CDS encoding zinc-binding dehydrogenase, translating into MSDPCVSIILTGDTPALQRTEVKRPRLQPGEVLVEILCCTICGSDLHTYEGTRSTPCPTILGHEMVGRVVDLHPEHLTVDFLNRPVNIGDRITWSVAVACQKCEYCRRGLTQKCTSLFKYGHQKLTDENYLSGGLASHCHLVKGTTIFKVPASLPDQIASPANCATATVMAAFRLAGEIKDRSVLILGAGMLGITATAVAKSRGAASVIVSDINPQRVQRGLEFGATHSILVKKDQPLHSEVHHLTQGRGVDFVFDMTGVPDVIESGLEALDIGGTMILVGSVYPARPLQVSAEQVVRRLLKIEGIHNYIDLDLANALNFLERYQHTYPFQKLCDQSYSLEEVTQAFEASGEHHSYRVAVLPQKKS; encoded by the coding sequence ATGAGCGATCCCTGCGTCTCGATCATCCTGACAGGTGATACACCTGCCTTGCAGCGTACTGAAGTCAAACGCCCCCGGCTCCAGCCTGGCGAAGTCCTGGTTGAGATCTTGTGCTGCACGATCTGCGGCAGTGATCTGCATACCTACGAAGGCACGCGTTCCACTCCCTGCCCGACCATCCTGGGACATGAAATGGTCGGACGCGTTGTCGACCTGCATCCGGAACATCTGACCGTCGATTTTCTCAACCGGCCGGTCAACATTGGAGATCGCATCACCTGGTCGGTGGCGGTCGCCTGTCAGAAATGTGAGTACTGCCGCCGGGGATTGACCCAGAAATGCACGAGCCTGTTCAAGTACGGTCACCAGAAACTGACTGACGAGAACTACCTGAGTGGCGGCCTGGCCAGCCATTGTCACCTGGTCAAAGGAACCACGATCTTCAAAGTTCCCGCATCGCTCCCCGATCAGATTGCGAGCCCGGCCAACTGTGCCACCGCGACGGTGATGGCCGCCTTTCGGCTGGCGGGTGAAATCAAAGATCGAAGCGTTCTGATTCTGGGAGCGGGTATGCTGGGTATTACGGCAACCGCCGTGGCGAAGTCCAGAGGTGCTGCATCTGTCATCGTCTCCGACATCAACCCACAACGGGTGCAGCGTGGACTGGAATTCGGTGCGACCCATTCGATCCTCGTCAAAAAAGATCAACCGCTGCACTCAGAAGTTCATCATCTGACCCAGGGGCGGGGCGTGGACTTCGTCTTCGACATGACCGGCGTTCCCGATGTGATCGAAAGTGGTCTGGAAGCACTGGACATTGGCGGAACAATGATTCTGGTCGGCTCGGTCTATCCGGCCCGTCCGCTGCAAGTCTCCGCGGAGCAGGTTGTCCGCAGGCTGCTGAAGATCGAAGGCATTCACAATTATATCGATCTCGATCTGGCCAATGCCCTGAATTTCCTCGAACGCTACCAGCACACATATCCGTTTCAGAAACTCTGCGATCAGAGCTATTCGCTGGAAGAAGTCACACAGGCGTTCGAAGCTTCCGGCGAGCATCACTCTTACCGGGTAGCGGTTCTACCACAAAAAAAATCCTGA
- the obgE gene encoding GTPase ObgE, with the protein MFVDRVDIYCKAGDGGDGCASFRREAHVPRGGPNGGDGGKGGDVVVLADENVNSLANIIGHKHWNAERGGHGQGSLKTGRNGEDIVIMVPPGTLVLDTKRGHLLRDMKESGDRVVVAKGGKGGRGNRHFATATHQTPREFEKGGPGEHRDISLELKLIADVGLVGKPNAGKSTLLSRLSKAHPEIADYPFTTKYPNLGLVRVGFDHQFVMADIPGLIEGAHAGIGLGHEFLRHVERTRVLVHLVEPAPMDQTDPIENYRQIREEMRLYDATLMDRPEIVVVTKCELPDAEAVTELLSEELGQPVLQISSATGESLDQLVRKIVNTLQDLEDEV; encoded by the coding sequence ATGTTTGTTGATCGCGTTGACATTTATTGTAAAGCCGGAGACGGCGGAGATGGTTGTGCCAGTTTCCGAAGAGAGGCCCACGTTCCGCGGGGCGGCCCGAATGGTGGCGATGGCGGCAAGGGGGGCGATGTCGTGGTGCTGGCGGATGAAAACGTCAACAGCCTGGCGAATATCATTGGTCACAAGCACTGGAACGCCGAACGCGGCGGTCATGGTCAGGGGAGTCTGAAAACCGGTCGTAACGGGGAAGACATTGTGATCATGGTTCCTCCCGGGACACTGGTGCTCGACACCAAACGCGGGCACCTGCTGCGTGATATGAAAGAGAGCGGCGACCGGGTGGTTGTCGCTAAAGGGGGCAAAGGAGGCCGTGGCAATCGTCATTTTGCTACTGCCACTCACCAGACGCCCCGTGAATTCGAGAAGGGGGGGCCGGGAGAACATCGCGATATTTCCCTCGAATTAAAGCTGATTGCAGACGTCGGGCTGGTCGGGAAACCGAATGCCGGGAAATCGACGCTGCTCAGCCGACTCTCCAAGGCCCATCCGGAAATCGCCGACTATCCGTTTACGACCAAATACCCGAACCTGGGTCTGGTCCGGGTCGGCTTCGATCATCAGTTCGTGATGGCTGATATTCCCGGGCTGATTGAAGGTGCCCACGCGGGGATCGGGCTGGGACACGAATTCCTGCGGCACGTCGAGCGGACACGGGTGCTGGTGCATCTGGTCGAGCCAGCTCCCATGGATCAGACCGACCCGATCGAGAATTACCGTCAGATTCGGGAAGAAATGCGGCTCTATGATGCTACGCTGATGGATCGTCCGGAAATCGTGGTTGTCACCAAATGTGAACTTCCCGATGCGGAAGCGGTCACCGAGCTGCTGTCTGAAGAACTGGGACAGCCGGTGTTGCAGATCTCCTCTGCCACCGGAGAGAGCCTGGATCAACTGGTCAGAAAGATCGTCAATACACTTCAGGACCTGGAAGACGAGGTTTAG
- a CDS encoding KpsF/GutQ family sugar-phosphate isomerase, with the protein MSSLPARSVIEFSQFDQLRDAREIIFSEAAALRQMGSALGTELCDAVDLILSRPGAVILTGMGKAGLIAQKICATLSSTGTRSHFLHPAEAIHGDLGCLHQDDTVLALSNSGETEELRRLLPIIQKMDLPIIGITARETSTLGRASRVVLCLGDLKEAGPHQLAPSTTTTAMLAMGDALSLVISKARGFTPLQFATFHPGGSLGRQLTQINEVMRPRAEVRVTQESTSIRDAFVRLSSPGRRSGAVIIVDESDRVTGIFTDSDLARLLEERRDDQLDRPICEVMTLKPTTIQADASLQAAVDLLKARKLSELPVVDRQNHLAGLIDITDVIGWQPEAASVDRQAG; encoded by the coding sequence ATGAGTTCCCTGCCTGCAAGGTCGGTCATTGAGTTTTCCCAGTTTGATCAATTACGAGATGCGCGCGAAATTATTTTCAGCGAAGCCGCGGCATTGCGCCAGATGGGCAGCGCGCTGGGTACCGAACTCTGTGACGCCGTCGATCTGATCCTCTCCCGACCGGGAGCCGTCATCTTGACCGGCATGGGCAAAGCGGGACTGATCGCTCAGAAAATCTGCGCCACCCTCTCGTCGACGGGAACCCGTTCCCATTTTCTGCATCCCGCGGAAGCGATTCACGGCGACCTCGGTTGCCTGCACCAGGACGACACCGTACTGGCGTTGTCCAACAGTGGAGAGACGGAAGAACTCCGTCGGCTCCTGCCGATCATTCAGAAAATGGATCTCCCCATCATTGGAATTACCGCCCGCGAGACCAGCACCCTCGGTCGTGCTTCCCGGGTGGTACTCTGCCTGGGTGATCTCAAAGAGGCGGGCCCGCATCAGCTGGCGCCCTCCACCACCACCACCGCGATGCTGGCGATGGGCGATGCCCTTTCACTGGTGATCAGTAAGGCCCGCGGTTTCACGCCGCTGCAGTTTGCCACCTTTCATCCCGGCGGCAGCCTGGGCAGACAGCTGACACAAATCAACGAAGTGATGCGCCCCCGCGCCGAAGTGCGGGTGACACAGGAATCAACGTCTATTCGCGATGCCTTCGTCCGACTGAGTTCTCCCGGCCGCCGGAGTGGTGCCGTGATCATCGTCGATGAATCCGATCGCGTTACCGGCATCTTCACAGACAGTGACCTGGCCCGTCTGCTGGAAGAGCGACGCGATGATCAGCTCGATCGCCCCATCTGCGAAGTGATGACGCTTAAGCCCACAACCATTCAGGCCGATGCTTCACTGCAGGCCGCCGTCGATCTCCTCAAGGCACGCAAGCTGAGCGAGCTGCCTGTGGTCGATCGTCAGAATCATCTGGCCGGTCTGATTGACATCACTGATGTCATCGGCTGGCAACCCGAAGCCGCCTCGGTTGATCGCCAGGCGGGATAA
- a CDS encoding DUF1570 domain-containing protein, producing MPDVNRQSAAIPSGEFPRQCRQTVFSLRTAVNGLLLCCALLVLAPGAGWAQNARALEVYHKQYNALRDQFQDQLKQLAASCRQNQQPEGTEAIATLIQEWSEFDPDSYTLPREVQPDLPASLPAGERMWRLKLKNLQEDQANDLFVFSRKVLYAGFPSFAYDLIRETAYHNPDHRSVRQILGYVRNGDEWMTPFEKEMQDHRQKWHPQFGWLPTTHIARYERGERYVNGRWMSAAQEAEIRRDFRNAWEIKTEHFLIKTNHSLEMGVKLATEMEEFYRYFHQTFAGFFNTPEQLRRMFQGSRNPFRRQNQQQHVMHYYSTRQEYLQRLQKEIPQIALTHGIYLFGDRISHFYYNPEAEGDLGTLYHEATHQLFYETGNSRGSRQVGEKNHFWAIEGIACYMESFEKKGKKFKAGNPNHIRFNAARYRLLEDQYYVPLEKFAAMGRTAFQGSPNISPNYSQASGLSHFFMHANQGEYRDAFIQQMTQLYSENSRLRNNAQSLPELTGLSYDELDRKYLAYSMTLQKALDEQALNLQSR from the coding sequence ATGCCTGATGTGAATCGACAATCTGCTGCAATCCCTTCAGGGGAGTTTCCCCGTCAGTGCCGGCAGACTGTCTTTTCCCTGCGAACTGCGGTCAATGGGCTGCTGCTGTGTTGCGCTCTGCTTGTACTGGCCCCCGGCGCCGGATGGGCACAGAATGCTCGGGCACTGGAAGTCTACCACAAGCAGTACAATGCACTGCGGGATCAGTTCCAGGATCAACTCAAACAACTGGCAGCCAGTTGTCGGCAGAATCAGCAGCCCGAAGGCACTGAGGCCATCGCGACGCTCATCCAGGAGTGGAGCGAATTTGATCCCGACTCCTACACGCTGCCCCGCGAAGTTCAGCCAGACCTGCCGGCCAGTCTGCCTGCAGGGGAACGTATGTGGCGACTCAAATTAAAGAACCTGCAGGAAGATCAGGCCAACGATCTGTTCGTCTTCTCCCGCAAAGTGCTGTATGCCGGCTTCCCCAGTTTTGCCTACGACCTGATTCGGGAAACCGCTTACCACAATCCGGATCACCGTTCGGTCAGACAGATCCTGGGATACGTGCGGAACGGCGATGAATGGATGACGCCTTTCGAAAAGGAGATGCAGGATCACAGACAGAAATGGCATCCTCAGTTCGGCTGGCTCCCCACGACGCATATCGCCCGTTATGAACGTGGGGAACGCTATGTCAACGGACGCTGGATGTCAGCCGCCCAGGAAGCCGAGATCCGCCGCGATTTCCGCAACGCCTGGGAAATCAAAACCGAACACTTCCTGATCAAAACGAATCACAGCCTGGAAATGGGTGTGAAGCTCGCAACGGAAATGGAAGAATTCTATCGCTACTTCCATCAGACCTTCGCCGGGTTTTTCAACACTCCCGAACAGCTGCGAAGAATGTTTCAAGGCTCGCGCAATCCGTTTCGCCGCCAGAATCAACAACAGCATGTGATGCACTATTACAGCACCCGTCAGGAATACCTGCAGCGACTGCAGAAAGAGATTCCCCAGATCGCTCTCACCCACGGCATCTACCTGTTCGGCGATCGCATCTCCCACTTCTATTATAATCCGGAAGCGGAGGGAGACCTGGGAACGCTGTATCACGAAGCCACCCATCAGTTGTTCTATGAAACCGGCAACAGTCGTGGCAGCCGACAGGTCGGTGAAAAGAATCATTTCTGGGCCATCGAAGGCATCGCCTGCTACATGGAATCATTCGAGAAAAAGGGCAAGAAGTTCAAAGCCGGAAATCCCAATCATATCCGCTTCAATGCGGCCCGCTATCGGCTGCTGGAAGACCAGTATTACGTTCCCCTGGAAAAATTCGCCGCCATGGGACGCACCGCCTTTCAGGGCAGTCCGAATATCAGCCCCAACTACAGCCAGGCGTCGGGGCTCTCGCATTTCTTCATGCACGCCAACCAGGGAGAATATCGGGACGCGTTCATTCAACAGATGACGCAGCTCTACAGCGAAAACTCGCGGCTTCGCAACAACGCGCAGAGCCTTCCGGAACTGACGGGCCTCTCCTACGATGAGCTGGATCGCAAGTACCTGGCCTACTCGATGACGCTACAGAAAGCGCTCGACGAACAGGCGCTCAACCTGCAATCCCGGTAA
- a CDS encoding DUF1559 domain-containing protein, translating to MALEFKKYSKRGFTLIELLVVIAIIAILIALLLPAVQQAREAARRSTCKNNLKQLGLAMHNYHDSHRIFPPGDVNGGGYSCSSLGTQETRNHTAYLYILPFIEQTTMYNQINFSMATGASDGNGACTGPSLGIQTAATSHPIAVFQCPSDSYNPGPYSYSSNTAYATTRDYRTSYSVIYIAYDSTITYGAATGVNTAFGRNGAARVRDFKDGMSNSMLLSETPMEKDSSIRGPFVAAYVTTGAVIAAPYRKINQPTSATNALTVWGSPGSEHTGGCHALLADGAVRFLSENIDINLLRGIQTINGSEILGEF from the coding sequence ATGGCACTCGAGTTCAAGAAGTATTCTAAACGAGGTTTTACCCTCATCGAGTTACTGGTGGTGATCGCAATCATCGCGATTCTGATCGCGCTGCTGTTACCTGCAGTTCAACAGGCACGCGAAGCCGCCCGTCGGTCGACCTGTAAAAACAATCTCAAACAATTGGGACTGGCGATGCACAACTACCATGATTCCCATCGGATCTTCCCACCGGGTGATGTCAATGGTGGGGGTTACAGCTGTAGTTCGCTGGGTACGCAGGAAACCCGTAATCATACAGCTTACCTCTATATCCTGCCCTTCATCGAACAGACGACGATGTACAACCAGATTAATTTCTCGATGGCGACAGGAGCTTCAGACGGTAACGGGGCATGTACTGGACCTTCCCTGGGGATTCAGACTGCAGCAACGTCGCACCCGATCGCGGTATTTCAGTGTCCTTCCGATTCTTACAATCCCGGTCCTTACTCCTACAGTTCAAACACGGCTTATGCCACAACCAGAGATTATCGCACGAGCTATAGTGTGATCTATATCGCCTACGATTCAACGATCACTTATGGCGCTGCGACGGGAGTCAACACGGCCTTCGGTCGTAACGGCGCAGCCCGCGTTCGTGACTTCAAAGATGGTATGAGTAACTCCATGCTGCTCAGCGAAACCCCGATGGAGAAGGACTCATCAATTCGTGGTCCTTTCGTTGCAGCATATGTTACCACTGGTGCCGTGATTGCAGCCCCTTATCGCAAAATCAACCAGCCGACCAGTGCCACGAATGCCCTGACTGTCTGGGGATCTCCAGGCAGCGAACATACCGGAGGCTGTCATGCACTGCTGGCAGATGGAGCTGTGCGATTTCTCAGTGAGAACATTGACATCAACCTGCTACGAGGCATTCAAACCATCAATGGCAGCGAAATTTTAGGTGAATTCTAA
- a CDS encoding carboxypeptidase-like regulatory domain-containing protein encodes MRGLINLKPKTVCTLATWSLLLAAITGCGGGGADTPELGEVTGTITLDGSPLPDAEVVFEPAAGAPSVGKTDEAGQYELAYNQDANGAVPGQHTVRISKFGEPGSPNDTENQIPAKFNANSKLTAEVKAGDNTVNFDLETK; translated from the coding sequence ATGCGAGGATTAATCAACCTGAAACCGAAAACCGTTTGTACTCTGGCAACATGGAGCCTGCTCCTTGCTGCAATCACTGGTTGTGGCGGAGGCGGAGCGGACACTCCGGAACTGGGAGAAGTAACTGGAACAATCACACTGGATGGCAGTCCTCTTCCTGATGCAGAAGTCGTCTTCGAACCTGCCGCAGGTGCTCCCTCTGTCGGCAAAACAGACGAAGCCGGACAATACGAGCTTGCTTACAACCAGGATGCCAACGGTGCCGTACCAGGACAGCATACCGTGCGAATTTCCAAGTTCGGAGAACCCGGCTCTCCCAATGATACGGAAAACCAGATCCCGGCGAAATTCAATGCCAACTCCAAACTGACCGCTGAAGTCAAAGCGGGTGACAATACTGTGAACTTCGATCTGGAAACCAAGTAG